GGCATCTAAAAATTCTATTTGTTTTTTGACAAGTTCTTCTTCTGTTGCAGATGGAAGAGAAAGAAGAGTATCTATAGTGTGATCAGTAATAGTATGGCGTGAGATAGGTGACGCTATAGGGTTAACTATACTCCCACCAGCAACAGTTTGTAATGGTGAAAAGGTTCGAATAACAACATGGTCACCAAATATTCCAACTAATGGTTTTTTTAATCTGATTTCACATAGGATAGTTTCCCCAGGGGCAAGAGAGTTTTTATTAAAAAAATATAGCTGTGCTAGAATTTCCTGTGTTCCATGATGTAAGTGGACTTCTGAACAATGTTTTAGTGGACGAGGTGAAGATGGTAGGCAGGTTAGGGATATCAGCCAACGTGTTGAAAGCACTAAAGTGTCAGGATGAGCAAGTATATCACCACGTTTGACTTCTGAAGTATTTATTCCATGTAAATTAATAGCAGTACGTTGGCCAGCATATGCTGTTTCTACTATATTACCATGATATTGGATTTGTTTAACTTTTGTTTTTTTGTTTGAAGGAAGAATAGTAATAGCTTCTCCTGTAGCTATAGAACCAGATGCAATAGTCCCTGTGACAACAGTCCCATGTCCTTTAATAGTAAAGACTCTATCAATAGGTAGACGAAAAATATCTGTTTTTTGTTTGGAGTGAGGTATAGAAAGATAATGATTAAGATGAGTTTTAAGGTTTTTGATTCCTTCTCCTGTAGTAGAAGATACTTGTAATATTGGTGTATTATGAAGAAAAGTGTTTTTAAGGAATAGTTTAATATCTTCCTTTATAACTTCTAACCATTCTTTATCAACTATATCAGTTTTGGTAAGGACAATGAACCCATGTTTTATCCCTAACAATGAACAAATTTCTATATGTTCTTTTGTTTGTGGCATAACTCCTTCGTCTGCTGCAATAACAAGCATAACAACGTCAATTCCTGAGGCACCAGCTACCATATTTTTGATAAATTTTTCATGACCAGGGACATCTATAATGCTTAGTTTTTCCCCTGTAGGAGAAACATAGTATGCAAATCCAAGGTCAATTGTAATGCCTCGCCGTTTTTCTTCAGATAGTTTATCGCAATTGATACCTGTAAGTATTTGGACAAGGGATGTCTTACCATGGTCAATATGTCCTGCTGTTCCAATTACTATAGACATTTGTGCTACTTTATAACGCCTTTGAAAGAATTAACACATAATTACAATGTAATTTTTATTACTAATCAAAAATAATAAGCTATTATATTATATACTAGTTAGAAATAACTAAAGGTTAGGTTGTGAAGTTGGCCCTAAGTATTTATGTAGTATATTCCCAATAGATAAAAGAGTAGATTCGTCAAAGGCTTGCCCTATTAGTTGTATCCCTACAGGGAGTCCTTTTACAAGTCCTGCAGGAATGCTCAGGCCAGGTAATCCAGCAAGGTTTAAAGAAACAGTAAAAATATCTTTATGATATATTGTAATAGGTTTTTTTATAGTAGAACCTATTTCCCAAGCTGTTATTGGAGAAACAGGTGTTAATAATATATCACACTTTTTAAATACTGATAAAAAATCTTGGAGGATGAGGTAGCGTACTTGAGCAGCTTTATGATAATAATTTTCATAATAGTCAGTTGAAAGAACATGTGTTCCAAGTAAGATACGTCGTTTAACTTCTTCTCCAAACCCTTTTGTTCGAGAGTTTATATATAATTCTTCTAATGTATGACTATTTTTTGCACGATATCCATATCGTACACCATCAAAACGTGCAAGATTTGATGAAGCTTCTGCTGTGGCAATAATATAATAAGTGGCAATCGCATGATCTGTGGCATGAGGAAGTGAAAGATCAATAGTTTTTGCACCAAGTTCTTTTGCTTGTTCTATAGCCTGTTGGTAGATATCAAGTATAGGGGGGTCAATATGTTCAGAAATAAATTCTTTTGGGATACCAATGGTTATACCTGTTAAGTCTTGTTTTTTTAGGTTAATATAATAGTTATCTGTTGCTTTAAAGGATGATGTAGTATCTTGAGGATCATGTTTAGCCAAGACAGAAAGCATTATAGCTGCATCTTCTACTGTGCGAGTTATTGGTCCAGCTTGGTCTAAAGAAGAAGCATAAGCAATAATACCATATCTAGAAACTCTTCCATAGGTTGGCTTTAAACCTATACATCCACATAGTGCTGCCGGTTGTCTAATAGATCCACCTGTATCTGTCCCAATAGCCGAAAAGCATTGAAAAGCTGCTACGCTAGCTGCAGAGCCTCCACTTGATCCCCCAGGGACACATTTTGTATTCCAAGGGTTATATGTTGGACCAAAAAAAGAGGTTTCTGTAGAAGAACCCATTGCAAACTCATCCAGGTTTGTTTTTCCTATAATAATAGCACCAGCATTTTTGAGTTGCTGTATAATAAAAGCATCATACTGAGGTATAAAGTGTTTCAACATGCAAGAAGCTGCTGTAGTAGGGATATTCTTTGTAAGAATATTATCTTTAACCGCAATAGGTATACCCCAAAGGGGTTTTTTAGGATCAGGAGTAGACTGATCTAGTTTTTTTGCTTCACTTAGTGCTTCTTCTGCACAGATTGTTATAAAAGCATTGATAGTAGGCTCTGTAGCAATAATACGATCAAGACAAGCTTGTGTAACTTCTTCAACACTTTTTTCTCTTGAGATAAGTAAATTATGAATTTGTGCAAGAGAAAGGTGTATATCACTTGTCATAATTTCCCTTATAGTTAGATTTTATTATACAATTCGTGGAACAACAAAAAATTTTTCGTTTGCCTCTGGTGAATTTGTAAGGAATTCCCTTGGGTTAGGGGTTGGTATAGGAATATCATTTCTTTTATTATCTTGCATAATTGTTGATGGGTTATAAAGGGCAGGTATATTTGTTGTTTCTACTTGAACTAATTTTTCTATATCATGTAATATATCTTTATATTCATCATTAAATTTTTTAAGTGTTTCACTGGATGTGTTAAGTTTTGCCAGTTGTGCAAGATAAGTTAAATGTTCTATTGTTAACATAAAATTTTTATTTGAAATTTAAGGAATCTTAGAGAGCAATATATACACTAATTATGTCATGAGTGGTAAATAGAATCAAGTGTTATTAGTGACTGATGACAATTTTTGAAAGATGTAAGTCAGTTTTATTGGACATCAATAAAATTGCCTGGAACTGATTTCCCAGGCAATTCAATATGTGTAGGATAAGCCATAAGGATAGAATGTTTATTGGAGGCGTTTTTTTATTATAGCATATAATCACCACGGTTAATTTTAGCTTTTTCTACGACAGCCATGATACTTAGCTCATTAACCATAGATTCTAAATCAGAATTAGGAGGTTGTATGTTTGCAAGATTTCCTTGTAAATTTTTAGTATGATTTTCTATAGTGGTAAGTTTTTCCCAAGCTCCACGTGTTGTTATTCCTTCTTCTAGTGCTGAGCTATATTCATCCCATGAATTTAAGAGTATACTTGCTTGTTCTGTAATAGAAGTTAATGTAGCATCTTTAACAAATTTTGCTGCTTTTGGCTTAGCAAGTCCCATTAGAAGCATTTGCTCAACATTGCTACTTTTCCCACTAAGGACCTTAGAGGGATTTATAGTACTTGTTGCTGTTAGTTCTTCTGAAAGGAGATTTTCAAAAGAACTCCCTTGGATAGGCTTAGATATTTTTTTAGTTTCTTCTTGTCGTTGTAATTCATTAGCATAATTAATACGGATACTCATATCGCCTCCAAAGCAATCTTATATCTAAAAATTTAAGCAAAAAGCTTGCCAAGAGTAAAGTTAAAATAACCTAGTGAAATATAAATTAATAATGATTAAAAAGATACAGGCAAAAAATTCCAACTTATGATTTTTAATCTGTTAAAACTAGCTTTATACTTGTTTCTTTGCTAGAAAGAGACTATTTTTTAATGAAGTTAGAAGTAAGTGGAATTTTAATTTTTAGCTTAGAGGAATTGATGGATAAATAAGGAGAAAAGAGATGCCTGTATTAAATAAAATTGTTTGTGCGATTGATTTATCGGAGCAAAGTAGAACTATTGCTGACTATGCTGTAATGCTTGCTAAAATGTCTAATGCTTCTATTATAGTTGTATATGTAGCTCCAACACTTACTCAATATACAGGATTTCATATCCCGCCAAATACTATTGATAGTTTTGTTGGTGAAATTGTTTCTGGTGCTGAACAAGCTATAAAAAGTTTTGTGGATACACATTTTCAAGGAGTTAATGCACAAGGAACAGTTGTTGTTGGTTATGCAGCTGAAGAAATATTATCTTTGGCTGAGATTGAAAAAGCAGATATGATAGTTATGGGTACAAGAGGAAGAAAAGGGCTTGATCGTATTTTATTTGGATCTGTTGCTGAAAAGGTTGTAAAAAGTTCAACATGTCCAGTACTTACAGTACATCCTGTAGAGGAAAGTGTATAGAAGTACTAAGCTAGTATGTATCTACAGTTTAACTATTTATCTATTACCTTTTTTTATTAAAAGAATATATTTTTTTATGTTGAAGAGTCCATATTGCAAATCTATATTTAATTAAAAACTTTATATAGTAGGTTTAATATATATTTTCATTAAAATTTTCTATAGATATGATAATAAAAAGCATTTTTTATGTACTATGAGTTATACTTACTGTTATGAAGTTTTACTGTAATATAAGTATGATAATTATATATTTTATATAATAAATAGATTTATTAAAGATGTATGTATTTTCCTATAAAATAATAAAAATAAAAGTGTATAATTATCAATAAAAAGATGTACAAAATTTAGTTAAAGTTTTTAATTTAGTAATACATAATGATATAAAGTATAAAGTCAATATAAAAAATAATATTGTATATAAACAATATATATATATATTCATTTTTGAATAAATTTTACTGTTGATTCATATATATATATATAATAAGTAATAAGCTTTTTATTAAATCTATTACTTAATAAAAGTTCTTTTTAATTAGTTGTTGACCTTATAGTGATATGATACCACATAGTTCTGCTGCTTTTTCTTTGACTTTATTACTTTTAATAATACCTTCACGGAGTATACTTATTGTATTATTTGGATGTAACTCAATGAGTGTTGATGGTAATCCGCCAGTAGGGATAGGAGGTATATCTATAATTCCTTCTATATAGGGATAAAGTCTTATATCAAGTTGAGTAATTTTTGTAACAGGAGGATTTTTATTTATATTTGCACTGGTAGCTATAATAGGTTCTCCAACAAGATCTGCAATTTCCTTTGCAATAGGATGTGAAGAAAGACGAACAGCAACTTTTTGTGTACTAGCTGTAATATATGGTGAAATATTTTTTTTAGCATTAAGTACGATAGAAAGTGCCCCAGGCCAGAAGTGTTGCAGTAAAGGATAGATAATTTGAGGAACTTCTGCTGTTATAGTAAGTTGTTCCCAGTTACCTATAATAAGTGGAAGAGGCATATTAATAGCACGTTGTTTAGCTATAAAAATTTGTTGTATTGTATCCTCATTATTAAAAATTTTGCATCCAAGTCCAAAGAATGTTTCTGTAGGAAAAATAATAAGTTTCCCTTGATTGATGAAATTTACAGCTTCTTTTAAAGAAATTATTTTTAACATATTAAGAATAAGTTGTAATTTTTTTGACTAACCTTTTTTTGATAAGCATTAACGACATTTTTTTATTAAAAGAATATTTTTTTATGTTGAAGAGTCCATATTACTTGAATGTGCTATAATATAAAAGCGATATTACAATACTTAAGTAATTAAGGTAGTTACTTGAGTAAAGTTTATAAAAGTTTCCATTATAAAAGTTATTAACTGCAAAAAGAGATGTACATAAGTGTATTGTAGTAAATGTGATGGGGGTACAGCTAAAAATATATAAGGTAGAAAGTGAAT
The sequence above is drawn from the Lawsonia intracellularis PHE/MN1-00 genome and encodes:
- the gatC gene encoding Asp-tRNA(Asn)/Glu-tRNA(Gln) amidotransferase subunit GatC, producing MLTIEHLTYLAQLAKLNTSSETLKKFNDEYKDILHDIEKLVQVETTNIPALYNPSTIMQDNKRNDIPIPTPNPREFLTNSPEANEKFFVVPRIV
- a CDS encoding L-threonylcarbamoyladenylate synthase, translating into MLKIISLKEAVNFINQGKLIIFPTETFFGLGCKIFNNEDTIQQIFIAKQRAINMPLPLIIGNWEQLTITAEVPQIIYPLLQHFWPGALSIVLNAKKNISPYITASTQKVAVRLSSHPIAKEIADLVGEPIIATSANINKNPPVTKITQLDIRLYPYIEGIIDIPPIPTGGLPSTLIELHPNNTISILREGIIKSNKVKEKAAELCGIISL
- a CDS encoding universal stress protein, which gives rise to MPVLNKIVCAIDLSEQSRTIADYAVMLAKMSNASIIVVYVAPTLTQYTGFHIPPNTIDSFVGEIVSGAEQAIKSFVDTHFQGVNAQGTVVVGYAAEEILSLAEIEKADMIVMGTRGRKGLDRILFGSVAEKVVKSSTCPVLTVHPVEESV
- the gatA gene encoding Asp-tRNA(Asn)/Glu-tRNA(Gln) amidotransferase subunit GatA, whose translation is MTSDIHLSLAQIHNLLISREKSVEEVTQACLDRIIATEPTINAFITICAEEALSEAKKLDQSTPDPKKPLWGIPIAVKDNILTKNIPTTAASCMLKHFIPQYDAFIIQQLKNAGAIIIGKTNLDEFAMGSSTETSFFGPTYNPWNTKCVPGGSSGGSAASVAAFQCFSAIGTDTGGSIRQPAALCGCIGLKPTYGRVSRYGIIAYASSLDQAGPITRTVEDAAIMLSVLAKHDPQDTTSSFKATDNYYINLKKQDLTGITIGIPKEFISEHIDPPILDIYQQAIEQAKELGAKTIDLSLPHATDHAIATYYIIATAEASSNLARFDGVRYGYRAKNSHTLEELYINSRTKGFGEEVKRRILLGTHVLSTDYYENYYHKAAQVRYLILQDFLSVFKKCDILLTPVSPITAWEIGSTIKKPITIYHKDIFTVSLNLAGLPGLSIPAGLVKGLPVGIQLIGQAFDESTLLSIGNILHKYLGPTSQPNL
- the selB gene encoding selenocysteine-specific translation elongation factor, encoding MSIVIGTAGHIDHGKTSLVQILTGINCDKLSEEKRRGITIDLGFAYYVSPTGEKLSIIDVPGHEKFIKNMVAGASGIDVVMLVIAADEGVMPQTKEHIEICSLLGIKHGFIVLTKTDIVDKEWLEVIKEDIKLFLKNTFLHNTPILQVSSTTGEGIKNLKTHLNHYLSIPHSKQKTDIFRLPIDRVFTIKGHGTVVTGTIASGSIATGEAITILPSNKKTKVKQIQYHGNIVETAYAGQRTAINLHGINTSEVKRGDILAHPDTLVLSTRWLISLTCLPSSPRPLKHCSEVHLHHGTQEILAQLYFFNKNSLAPGETILCEIRLKKPLVGIFGDHVVIRTFSPLQTVAGGSIVNPIASPISRHTITDHTIDTLLSLPSATEEELVKKQIEFLDATGIYLTTLSIVTNIEHNRLLSILTSFIERGIIICFDKENYGYLSVNTMKTLVEQCLVAITNFHKKNPIKQGIEQGTFFTNYKIWGKILPHKLIGFIINQLIQKGNLTSEGNYIYLPSHTISLSFEQQHLYDNILKLYIEAGYTPPKLSNILTTLNSTIKQATPIITLLLERKALTHITEDMYYSTQAIKKLKSILQNWFNSHKELDIATFKELSGGLPRKYSIPLLEYFDKEKLTIRIGDKRQLRNP